A genome region from Pseudomonas anguilliseptica includes the following:
- a CDS encoding helix-turn-helix domain-containing protein — protein MSRTFTSATRVLRALKALKGNALHGLSNTELAQLTGDSPSNITRAMQTLIDEGLAVKLDTGRFAPGMALLQIAQAHAEEMSRMQGRINEINQRVLAGTRY, from the coding sequence ATGAGCCGCACTTTTACCTCCGCCACCCGTGTGCTGCGGGCGCTCAAGGCGCTCAAGGGCAATGCCTTGCATGGCCTTTCCAACACCGAGCTGGCCCAGCTGACCGGAGACAGCCCAAGCAACATCACCCGCGCCATGCAAACGCTGATTGATGAGGGCCTGGCGGTAAAGCTGGACACCGGGCGTTTTGCCCCTGGCATGGCACTGCTGCAAATCGCCCAGGCACATGCCGAGGAGATGTCGCGCATGCAGGGCCGCATCAACGAAATCAACCAACGGGTGCTGGCAGGCACCCGCTACTAA